One genomic window of Bos taurus isolate L1 Dominette 01449 registration number 42190680 breed Hereford chromosome Y, ARS-UCD2.0, whole genome shotgun sequence includes the following:
- the LOC132344505 gene encoding melanoma antigen preferentially expressed in tumors-like isoform X1, whose product MWPKLPQRMYLQDSFQRRFFRMNVQAPPRLLELGAQCLLRNEALAIMALEELPIELFPPLFMEAFAGRHTEALKAMVQAWPFPCLPLGALMQDHQPHLDTFQAALDGLDVLLAQEVRPRRWKLQVLDLRRKTHQDFWTLWSGMKVSVCSLLEPEPAQPMQKRCRVEAQAGLKPEQAPVEVLVDLCIKEDTLDETLSYLLKKAKKRGKLLHIRCQKLRIFTMPMKSIRKILKVVQLDSIQDLEVNCIWKLATLSRFLPHLGRMGNLRRLLLSRIHILPHTTPDQENCVNQLSAQFLNLPHLQELYLDSISFLEGRLHQVLRCLNTPLETLSITNCLISESDLTYLSQCPSVSLLKDLGLSGVNLTSLNLESLQVLIERTSATLQELDLDECGIMDSQFSALLPSLSGCSQLTTFSFCGNPISMAVLESLLHHTMGLSKLSHVLYPAPLESYEDVHGTLHLGLLAQLHARLKQLLCKSGRSSMFWVSASPCPHCGDQILYDTEPILCPCYLPD is encoded by the exons ATGTGGCCCAAACTCCCCCAACGAATGTACCTTCag GACTCATTCCAGAGGAGGTTCTTCAGGATGAACGTCCAGGCCCCACCCCGACTCCTGGAGCTGGGCGCACAGTGCCTGCTGCGCAATGAGGCCTTGGCCATCATGGCTCTGGAGGAGCTGCCCATCGAGCTCTTTCCACCACTGTTTATGGAGGCCTTTGCTGGAAGGCACACAGAGGCCCTGAAGGCGATGGTGCAGGCCTggcccttcccctgcctcccactgGGGGCCCTGATGCAAGACCACCAGCCTCATCTGGACACCTTCCAGGCAGCACTCGATGGTCTGGATGTCCTGCTTGCTCAGGAGGTCCGCCCCAG GCGGTGGAAGCTGCAGGTGCTGGACTTGCGCCGGAAAACCCACCAGGACTTCTGGACCCTGTGGTCCGGGATGAAGGTCAGTGTTTGCTCACTGCTGGAGCCTGAGCCAGCCCAACCAATGCAGAAGAGGTGCAGGGTGGAGGCGCAGGCGGGGCTGAAGCCAGAGCAGGCCCCTGTGGAGGTGCTGGTCGACCTGTGCATCAAGGAGGACACTCTGGATGAGACCCTCAGCTACCTGCTGAAGAAGGCCAAGAAGAGGGGGAAGCTGCTGCACATCCGCTGCCAGAAGCTGAGGATCTTCACCATGCCCATGAAGagcatcaggaagatcctgaaggtggtgcagctggacTCCATTCAGGACCTGGAGGTCAACTGCATCTGGAAGCTGGCCACGCTGAGCAGGTTCCTGCCGCACCTGGGCCGGATGGGCAACCTGCGCCGGCTGCTGCTGTCTCGCATCCACATATTGCCACATACCACCCCGGACCAGGAGAACTGCGTCAACCAGCTCAGTGCACAGTTCCTGAACCTGCCCCACCTGCAGGAGCTCTACCTGGACTCCATCTCCTTCCTCGAGGGCCGCCTGCACCAGGTGCTCAG GTGCCTGAACACCCCTCTGGAGACCCTGTCGATCACCAATTGCCTGATTTCGGAGTCAGACCTGACATACCTGTCGCAGTGCCCGAGCGTCAGCCTGCTGAAGGACCTTGGCCTCAGCGGGGTCAACCTGACCAGCCTCAACTTGGAGTCCCTGCAGGTCCTGATTGAGAGGACCTCAGCCACCCTGCAGGAACTGGACCTGGATGAGTGCGGCATCATGGACTCTCAGTTCAGTGCCCTCTTACCCTCCCTGAGCGGCTGCTCCCAGCTCACCACCTTCAGCTTCTGTGGCAACCCTATCTCTATGGCTGTGCTGGAGAGCCTGCTGCACCACACCATGGGGCTGAGTAAGCTGAGCCACGTGCTGTACCCTGCACCCCTGGAGAGCTATGAGGATGTGCATGGCACCCTGCACCTGGGCCTTCTGGCTCAGCTGCATGCCCGGCTCAAGCAGCTTCTGTGCAAGTCTGGGCGGTCCAGCATGTTCTGGGTCAGCGCCAGCCCCTGTCCACACTGCGGTGACCAGATCCTCTATGACACCGAGCCCATCCTGTGCCCCTGCTACTTGCCCGACTAG
- the LOC132344505 gene encoding melanoma antigen preferentially expressed in tumors-like isoform X2, whose translation MNVQAPPRLLELGAQCLLRNEALAIMALEELPIELFPPLFMEAFAGRHTEALKAMVQAWPFPCLPLGALMQDHQPHLDTFQAALDGLDVLLAQEVRPRRWKLQVLDLRRKTHQDFWTLWSGMKVSVCSLLEPEPAQPMQKRCRVEAQAGLKPEQAPVEVLVDLCIKEDTLDETLSYLLKKAKKRGKLLHIRCQKLRIFTMPMKSIRKILKVVQLDSIQDLEVNCIWKLATLSRFLPHLGRMGNLRRLLLSRIHILPHTTPDQENCVNQLSAQFLNLPHLQELYLDSISFLEGRLHQVLRCLNTPLETLSITNCLISESDLTYLSQCPSVSLLKDLGLSGVNLTSLNLESLQVLIERTSATLQELDLDECGIMDSQFSALLPSLSGCSQLTTFSFCGNPISMAVLESLLHHTMGLSKLSHVLYPAPLESYEDVHGTLHLGLLAQLHARLKQLLCKSGRSSMFWVSASPCPHCGDQILYDTEPILCPCYLPD comes from the exons ATGAACGTCCAGGCCCCACCCCGACTCCTGGAGCTGGGCGCACAGTGCCTGCTGCGCAATGAGGCCTTGGCCATCATGGCTCTGGAGGAGCTGCCCATCGAGCTCTTTCCACCACTGTTTATGGAGGCCTTTGCTGGAAGGCACACAGAGGCCCTGAAGGCGATGGTGCAGGCCTggcccttcccctgcctcccactgGGGGCCCTGATGCAAGACCACCAGCCTCATCTGGACACCTTCCAGGCAGCACTCGATGGTCTGGATGTCCTGCTTGCTCAGGAGGTCCGCCCCAG GCGGTGGAAGCTGCAGGTGCTGGACTTGCGCCGGAAAACCCACCAGGACTTCTGGACCCTGTGGTCCGGGATGAAGGTCAGTGTTTGCTCACTGCTGGAGCCTGAGCCAGCCCAACCAATGCAGAAGAGGTGCAGGGTGGAGGCGCAGGCGGGGCTGAAGCCAGAGCAGGCCCCTGTGGAGGTGCTGGTCGACCTGTGCATCAAGGAGGACACTCTGGATGAGACCCTCAGCTACCTGCTGAAGAAGGCCAAGAAGAGGGGGAAGCTGCTGCACATCCGCTGCCAGAAGCTGAGGATCTTCACCATGCCCATGAAGagcatcaggaagatcctgaaggtggtgcagctggacTCCATTCAGGACCTGGAGGTCAACTGCATCTGGAAGCTGGCCACGCTGAGCAGGTTCCTGCCGCACCTGGGCCGGATGGGCAACCTGCGCCGGCTGCTGCTGTCTCGCATCCACATATTGCCACATACCACCCCGGACCAGGAGAACTGCGTCAACCAGCTCAGTGCACAGTTCCTGAACCTGCCCCACCTGCAGGAGCTCTACCTGGACTCCATCTCCTTCCTCGAGGGCCGCCTGCACCAGGTGCTCAG GTGCCTGAACACCCCTCTGGAGACCCTGTCGATCACCAATTGCCTGATTTCGGAGTCAGACCTGACATACCTGTCGCAGTGCCCGAGCGTCAGCCTGCTGAAGGACCTTGGCCTCAGCGGGGTCAACCTGACCAGCCTCAACTTGGAGTCCCTGCAGGTCCTGATTGAGAGGACCTCAGCCACCCTGCAGGAACTGGACCTGGATGAGTGCGGCATCATGGACTCTCAGTTCAGTGCCCTCTTACCCTCCCTGAGCGGCTGCTCCCAGCTCACCACCTTCAGCTTCTGTGGCAACCCTATCTCTATGGCTGTGCTGGAGAGCCTGCTGCACCACACCATGGGGCTGAGTAAGCTGAGCCACGTGCTGTACCCTGCACCCCTGGAGAGCTATGAGGATGTGCATGGCACCCTGCACCTGGGCCTTCTGGCTCAGCTGCATGCCCGGCTCAAGCAGCTTCTGTGCAAGTCTGGGCGGTCCAGCATGTTCTGGGTCAGCGCCAGCCCCTGTCCACACTGCGGTGACCAGATCCTCTATGACACCGAGCCCATCCTGTGCCCCTGCTACTTGCCCGACTAG